The following proteins are co-located in the Verrucomicrobiota bacterium genome:
- a CDS encoding glucose 1-dehydrogenase → MTRLLNKIALVTGAGSGIGAAIAERFAKEGACVWVTDRDEASGRSICETLTASGGRAEFWPLDVVSENSCEAAAAAVRARSGRLDILVNNAGVGHVGTMAGTTGADLDRLYAVNVRGIFNVTKVFLPGMIERGSGSIVNLASIGGLVGIRDRLAYCTTKFAVVGLTKCLALDHAREGVRVNCICPGRVETPFVTARLKEYPDPRKAYEEMTSSQPMGRMGRPDEIAAAALYLASDEAAFVTGSALQIDGGWSAG, encoded by the coding sequence ATGACAAGACTCCTGAACAAAATCGCGCTCGTCACGGGCGCGGGATCGGGCATTGGCGCGGCGATCGCCGAACGTTTTGCCAAAGAGGGTGCCTGCGTGTGGGTGACGGATCGAGATGAGGCTTCCGGCAGGTCGATCTGCGAAACGTTGACCGCGTCCGGTGGGCGCGCCGAGTTTTGGCCCCTGGATGTGGTTTCGGAAAACTCTTGTGAAGCCGCGGCGGCAGCGGTGCGGGCGCGATCCGGACGACTGGATATTCTGGTGAACAATGCCGGGGTGGGGCATGTGGGCACGATGGCGGGGACGACAGGGGCGGATTTGGACCGGCTTTACGCCGTGAATGTCAGGGGGATCTTCAACGTGACCAAAGTATTCTTGCCGGGCATGATCGAGCGGGGCAGCGGTTCGATCGTGAATCTGGCTTCGATTGGAGGCTTGGTGGGAATTCGAGACCGGCTGGCCTATTGCACCACGAAGTTTGCGGTGGTAGGGCTGACCAAGTGCCTGGCGCTGGATCACGCGCGGGAGGGAGTGCGGGTCAATTGCATTTGTCCCGGGCGGGTGGAAACGCCGTTCGTGACCGCCAGGCTCAAAGAGTATCCGGACCCCCGGAAGGCGTACGAGGAGATGACTTCATCCCAGCCGATGGGCCGCATGGGCAGGCCGGATGAAATTGCAGCGGCGGCTTTGTATCTCGCGAGTGACGAGGCCGCATTTGTGACCGGATCGGCTCTGCAAATCGATGGGGGCTGGAGCGCGGGTT
- a CDS encoding prepilin peptidase, which translates to MRSQTRALAAEIQPLVSAVAAAPVSALNTPSQVYRRLGYRRPGRLHQGLDAVVHAALGRHARREQVLRDLWNSTERVLAMEPEFAAMGDEKLQEQLRDLASAVRRGGRPSENALPRAVAALREASRRQLGLHPFPVQILGVFALHQGCLAEMATGEGKTLTAGIAAVLAGWAGRPCHVVTVNDYLVRRDRDWLRPLHAFCGVSSGVVTADLGAQERRVGHACDVTYTTSKELLADFLRDRMRVGTVDAPERTLIRRMKTGGKGDDGLVLRGLHTALVDEADSLLIDEAVTPLIISAPRENADLRDAVETARDMAESMELGEDYRVDPRYREIELTEAGREKISARSFSLNGFWRGMHRREEWVRQALSAREFFLRDKQYVVADGRLIIVDEFTGRPMPGRSWRQGLHQAVEAKEGLGLTDPSETIARMSFQRFFRLFHRLGGMTGTASESASELWHVYRLPVLRIPSNRPCVRVQHPDRYFADSCSKWDAIVGDIRKLSSSGRPILIGTRNVAASERLAERLSALHIPYGLLNAVRHQEEAAIVSEAGQLGRVTIATNMAGRGTDIKLGPGVAQEGGLHVIATERHESGRVDRQLFGRAGRQGDPGSAQAYVSAEDELLTRHLPETVVGWVRQALRSGWPRAAQIAGWAVRRAQARAVQFAFRQRKQILRTDQWLDDSLSFAGPPVGASAPTER; encoded by the coding sequence ATTCGCTCTCAAACCCGAGCCCTTGCTGCCGAGATTCAGCCGTTGGTTTCGGCAGTTGCTGCAGCGCCGGTATCAGCTTTGAACACCCCTTCGCAAGTTTATCGGCGGCTGGGTTATCGCCGGCCCGGGAGACTGCACCAGGGGTTGGACGCGGTGGTGCATGCGGCGCTCGGGCGCCATGCCCGGCGGGAACAAGTGCTGCGTGATTTGTGGAATTCCACGGAGCGTGTGCTGGCGATGGAACCGGAGTTTGCGGCCATGGGTGACGAGAAACTCCAGGAGCAATTGCGCGATTTGGCCAGCGCGGTCCGGCGTGGCGGTCGTCCATCCGAAAATGCGCTCCCTCGAGCCGTGGCTGCCCTGCGTGAAGCCTCGAGGCGGCAACTCGGTCTGCATCCGTTCCCGGTTCAGATTCTGGGCGTGTTTGCATTGCATCAGGGTTGTCTCGCGGAAATGGCCACCGGCGAAGGGAAGACACTGACCGCGGGCATCGCCGCGGTCCTGGCGGGCTGGGCGGGTCGTCCATGTCATGTGGTCACGGTCAATGACTACTTGGTCCGGCGCGACCGGGATTGGCTGCGACCGCTGCACGCGTTTTGCGGCGTGAGTTCCGGAGTGGTCACGGCGGATCTTGGGGCCCAGGAACGGCGGGTTGGCCATGCGTGCGATGTGACCTACACCACGAGCAAGGAATTGCTCGCCGATTTCCTCCGCGATCGCATGCGGGTGGGAACGGTGGATGCTCCGGAGCGAACGTTAATCCGGCGGATGAAGACGGGCGGCAAGGGAGACGACGGACTGGTCCTGCGCGGACTGCACACGGCCTTGGTGGACGAAGCGGACAGCTTGTTGATCGACGAGGCCGTGACTCCGTTGATCATCTCGGCGCCACGGGAAAACGCGGACCTCCGCGACGCGGTGGAAACGGCGCGGGACATGGCGGAATCCATGGAGCTTGGTGAGGACTATCGAGTGGATCCGCGCTATCGCGAGATTGAACTCACGGAGGCGGGCCGGGAGAAGATTTCGGCCCGCAGTTTCAGCTTGAACGGCTTTTGGCGCGGCATGCATCGCCGCGAAGAGTGGGTGCGGCAGGCGTTGTCCGCCCGCGAATTCTTTCTCCGAGACAAGCAGTACGTGGTGGCTGACGGACGTTTGATCATCGTTGATGAATTTACCGGGCGTCCGATGCCCGGAAGATCCTGGCGGCAAGGATTGCATCAGGCGGTGGAAGCGAAGGAGGGGCTAGGCTTGACGGATCCTTCTGAAACGATCGCCAGGATGAGTTTCCAGCGGTTTTTCCGGCTGTTTCACCGATTGGGAGGCATGACCGGAACGGCCTCGGAATCCGCTTCGGAGCTATGGCATGTTTATCGGCTGCCCGTGTTGCGAATTCCGTCCAACCGGCCCTGCGTGCGGGTTCAGCATCCGGATCGCTATTTTGCGGACTCGTGTTCCAAGTGGGATGCCATTGTGGGGGACATTCGGAAGCTTTCATCGAGCGGGCGACCCATCCTGATTGGCACGCGGAACGTGGCTGCGAGTGAGCGGTTGGCGGAGCGTCTTTCGGCCCTGCATATACCCTATGGCCTGCTCAACGCCGTCCGGCATCAGGAGGAGGCGGCGATCGTCAGCGAAGCCGGGCAGCTTGGGCGGGTGACGATTGCGACGAACATGGCGGGCCGGGGCACGGACATCAAATTGGGACCGGGCGTTGCGCAAGAGGGGGGCTTGCACGTGATCGCCACGGAACGGCACGAATCTGGGCGGGTGGACCGGCAATTGTTTGGGCGGGCGGGGCGCCAGGGTGATCCCGGCAGCGCGCAAGCCTACGTCAGTGCGGAGGATGAGTTGTTGACTCGCCACTTGCCAGAAACCGTGGTGGGATGGGTCCGGCAAGCTTTGCGTTCGGGCTGGCCGCGCGCGGCGCAGATCGCGGGATGGGCGGTGAGAAGGGCTCAGGCCCGCGCTGTCCAATTCGCCTTCCGGCAGCGGAAACAAATTTTGCGAACCGATCAGTGGCTGGATGATTCGCTTTCATTTGCCGGGCCGCCGGTCGGGGCGTCGGCGCCGACGGAGCGATGA